From one Treponema denticola genomic stretch:
- a CDS encoding AIPR family protein produces MANLNDFKIIKNKSKILFELTHKDIEVDDIKKERCGFYYLVLESITGQKDTDNYKELIIDTEYNKIVNNISVDDLGIDAVYIDEELEEININLFNFKYREKFNDNNKEENSLSRSTKFLEYIQAEDERLILGLQDNKVRKNILEIREKLEGNKICNLKLYMVSNENKGFASSSNDYIEILKNKYGMEVFDIDLDKISNYCIPTTFNKKCEFMLTPEDFLSFSRDGLSTQNSLIVKISLIDLIRISSKNETLNKKYNLEDDDEIKNCNLDFSLLFDNVRGYLERSSYNKNIQKTIQTNPTEFFMFNNGITMTSEIIDSDSMNSGKKYLIKLENYQIVNGGQTIRSIFEYLQKHVDEKKIEKLRAANILVRIFKITKENIRLKNQIAEYTNSQNKIQDSDLKSVDEIQLQIEEYLKEHNILYRRKNGDLGIINREYDYIISKERLAQIIYSTKGFPNRVGNQKRKLFGEYYDCIFKKDLYLEDIPNLCKLYYNIEDIYKKQKKKFYDLKSFYVIYISKNYSKTIEESIEILENIIVQNKKENISEARTLLKNLIKEEIDKQLNN; encoded by the coding sequence ATGGCTAATTTAAATGATTTTAAAATTATCAAAAATAAGAGTAAAATACTATTTGAACTTACTCATAAGGATATAGAAGTTGATGATATCAAAAAAGAAAGATGTGGTTTTTATTATTTAGTTTTAGAAAGTATTACTGGGCAAAAAGATACTGATAATTATAAAGAATTAATTATTGATACAGAATATAATAAAATAGTAAACAATATTTCTGTTGATGATTTGGGAATTGATGCAGTTTATATTGATGAGGAATTAGAAGAAATAAATATAAATTTATTCAACTTTAAATATAGGGAAAAATTTAATGATAATAATAAGGAAGAAAATTCTTTATCTAGAAGTACGAAGTTTTTAGAATATATTCAAGCCGAAGATGAGAGACTAATATTAGGCTTGCAAGACAATAAAGTGAGAAAAAATATTTTGGAAATACGTGAAAAGTTGGAAGGTAATAAAATTTGTAATCTTAAATTGTACATGGTTTCAAATGAAAATAAAGGATTTGCATCATCATCAAATGATTATATCGAGATTTTAAAAAATAAATATGGAATGGAAGTCTTTGATATTGATCTTGATAAGATTTCAAATTACTGCATTCCAACGACATTTAATAAAAAATGTGAGTTTATGTTAACTCCAGAGGATTTTTTATCATTTTCAAGAGATGGGTTATCAACACAAAATTCATTAATTGTAAAAATTTCGTTAATAGATTTGATAAGAATATCATCCAAGAACGAAACTTTAAATAAAAAATATAATCTTGAAGATGATGATGAAATAAAAAATTGTAATTTAGATTTTTCGCTTTTATTTGATAATGTTAGAGGGTATTTAGAAAGATCTAGTTATAATAAAAATATTCAGAAAACAATTCAAACAAATCCAACTGAGTTTTTTATGTTTAATAATGGTATCACAATGACATCAGAAATAATTGATTCTGATAGCATGAATAGTGGAAAAAAATATTTAATAAAATTAGAAAATTATCAAATAGTTAATGGCGGACAGACTATACGATCAATATTTGAGTATTTACAAAAACATGTAGATGAAAAAAAAATTGAAAAATTACGTGCGGCAAATATATTAGTTAGAATTTTTAAGATTACTAAGGAAAATATAAGACTTAAGAATCAAATTGCAGAATATACAAATAGTCAAAATAAAATTCAAGACTCGGATCTAAAGTCTGTAGATGAAATACAGTTGCAAATCGAAGAATATTTAAAAGAGCATAATATTTTATATAGAAGAAAAAACGGGGATTTAGGAATTATTAATAGGGAATATGATTATATAATTTCAAAAGAACGTTTAGCTCAAATCATTTATTCAACCAAAGGCTTCCCTAATAGAGTTGGAAATCAAAAACGTAAATTATTTGGCGAATATTATGATTGTATTTTTAAGAAAGATCTATATTTAGAGGATATTCCCAATTTATGCAAGCTATATTACAATATAGAAGATATTTATAAAAAACAAAAAAAGAAATTTTATGATTTAAAATCATTTTATGTCATTTACATCTCTAAAAATTATTCAAAAACGATTGAAGAATCAATAGAAATTCTTGAAAATATTATAGTGCAAAATAAAAAAGAAAATATTTCAGAAGCTCGTACGTTACTAAAAAACCTAATTAAAGAGGAAATTGATAAACAGTTAAATAATTAA